The window TCGACGTCGCCGCTCGGGGCCTGGCGCAGGCTGTCTTCCAGGCGGCGTGCCAGTTGCGGCAGAAACATGTCATCCAGCGCCCGTTCGTAAGCGCGGGTGGACGCAGCCTGCAGCTTGCCGCCCTGATACAGGCCGAGCTGGTAACCCAGCGCTGGACTGTCCACGTCGAGCACCGTGCTGACGGGCACGGCGTGCAAGGCGTCGAGCATCGGCATGACGGTGGTGATCTGTTCACGGTCGCTCAGCTTTACTGCGCCGAGGCGTTTTTCAAGCGCTGGCAGACGCGCTGCGACATCGTTGACGTAAGCCTGGTTGGCGCGGTAGCTGTTCAGCCATGCGAGCGAGACCGCGACCGCCAGCAGGGCGGTGGCGGCATAACCGGCTGTGCGCAGCCAGGTTTGCTTCTTCTGCCAGCGTTCATTGATGCCAGCCAGGCCCGCTTCCTTGAAAATGATGTCTTGCAATAGGCTGCGCAGAAAGAAACTGCGGCCGGGTTCGCCGATCTGCGGCGAACGCTGGCCGGTATTGATCTGCAAGAAGTTCTTGATGCCGCCGAGGACCCGGTCGAACACGGTGCCTTCCTGGGTGCCGCTGGTAAAGTACACGCCGCGCAGCAAGGCGTTCGACTCGAATTTCGACGAGACAAAGACGTGCGCCAGGAACTGGCTCAGGATACCCTCCAGCCCGGCAAATTCCTGCGGCAGCAGGTAGGCCAGTTCGCGCTGGCGCGGGTCGTGTTCGGCCAGCAGCTGCTCGGGCAGGCTGGCGTACAGGCGTTCCAGCAGTTGCTTATACTGTGCTGAAAAAGCGCCGGGCACATCGAAGCTGCTATCGCGCACGGCGTCCAGCTTGAAGGTCAGGCCCCATACCTGGCTGCGCTGTTCCTTGCTCAGTTGGGCAAAATATTCGGTAAAACCGGCCAGCAGATCGACCTTGGTGATCAGGACGTAGACCGGGAATTGAATACCGAGCTGATCGCGTAGTTCGTGCAGGCGCTTGCGCAAGGTGAGCGCATGCAGTGCGCGTTCCTGCTCGCCGCTGCTGAGCAGATCGGCGATGCTGATGGTGAGAATGGCGCCGTTCAGCGGCTGGCGCGGCCGGAACTTTTTGAGGAGGTCGACAAAACCCTGCCATTCGCCCTGATCGTGTTCACGATTACTCTCTTGCATGGTGTAGCGGCCGGCCGTGTCGATCAGCACCGCTTCATTGGTGAACCACCAGTCGCAGTTGCGGGTGCCGCCGATGCCGCGAATGGCTGCCTTGCCAAATTGTTCAGCCAGCGGGAATTCCAGGCCCGCATTGACCAGCGCCGTGGTCTTGCCCGAGCCGGGCGCGCCGATGAAGACGTACCACGGTAGCTGATACAGATACTGGCCCGAGAACCGCTGCAGGAAAGCCAGCTTGCCCTGACCGCCGTCGGTGGCAAACCTGGCCGTGCGTAGTTTCTCGGACGCGTCCTGAAAGCGCTGGCTCAGTTCATCCAGGTGCGGGTTGGCGGCGCTTGGTGCGGCATTGGGGCGTGCGGCGGGCGTGCGGATTTGCGTCAGCAGCTGGGAGTTCAGGCGGGCCGCGCGCCAGTTGCGGTACAGCGCGCGCAGCAGCCAGATGGCAAACACCAGGCCGATCACGCACCAGCGCGCCAGTTCGCTCTCCAGCGGGCGCATCTGGCCGATGGCGATGATCGGGCCGAGCAGCCACACCATGCAGCACAAGGCAAGCAGGCCAGAAAATATCCACAGCTGACGACCGAAGACGACACCGGCCACTCTGCCGAACAGGTTCATAACAAGATTCATGGCGCTGACTCTGTGGCCGGTGCCGCCGGCGGCACCATTAAGGTAATTTCGACGCGACGGTTGCGCGCCCGGTTGGCTGGACTGTCGTTCGGCACGGCCGGCTCGGCCGCGCCGCGACCCTCGGCGCGCAGGCGGCCTTGTTGATCGAGCAGCGGTTGCAGCAGGCTCTTGACGCTCTCCGCGCGCGCCACCGACAGCTCCCAGTTGGACGCAAAGCGCAAGCCGCGGGTGGGCACATCGTCCGTGTAGCCGACCACCAGCACGGCGCCGGGGACGGCATTGAGCGCCTTGCCGATTCGCTCCAGCAAGGCTGCGTGCGCAGGGCTGCTGCTGACAGTACCGGCGCCCGACTCGAACAAGCTGTCGCCGCGGATGATGACCGTGCTGCGGTCGCTCAGGTCCAGCACACTGACCAGCTTTTCGGCGATTTCCGTTTCCAGGAACTGCGCCAGGCGGCGCGTTTGCGGTGCAGGGGAGGGCTTGGCGGCGCTGGCGACCACGCGCGGGACGCGCAGTTGGTCAATCGCGGCATAGACCTCGTCGGAGCGCGACGACAGCGACCACTGCAGAGCGATGAACAAGCCGAGACAGGCCAGCGCCGCCACACTGGCGACTGCCCACAGCGGCACACTGCGCTGCGCGCGCGCAGCCATGACGGGATCATGCCAATGCGGTGACAGGGCGCTGGCATGCTCGCCGCGCTGGGTGCGGATCAGTTGCAGCAGGCGC of the Massilia violaceinigra genome contains:
- a CDS encoding DotU family type VI secretion system protein, which gives rise to MNTTNTLGFDPLGQLGRRGDHFVAPNPGGASTTSGAGAAAAAAPPPGQRIHSGSNPLVALANPLLNLIPQIRTTVHHADPAMLREQLLAELRQFETRAREAGIANETIIGARYCLCTTLDEAATLTPWGGGGVWSASSLLVTFHNETWGGEKFFQLLSRLASYPAQHIDLLELQYFCLMLGFEGRYRVLDQGRSQLEVLKQRLLQLIRTQRGEHASALSPHWHDPVMAARAQRSVPLWAVASVAALACLGLFIALQWSLSSRSDEVYAAIDQLRVPRVVASAAKPSPAPQTRRLAQFLETEIAEKLVSVLDLSDRSTVIIRGDSLFESGAGTVSSSPAHAALLERIGKALNAVPGAVLVVGYTDDVPTRGLRFASNWELSVARAESVKSLLQPLLDQQGRLRAEGRGAAEPAVPNDSPANRARNRRVEITLMVPPAAPATESAP